A genomic window from Plasmodium malariae genome assembly, chromosome: 10 includes:
- the PmUG01_10036300 gene encoding formin 2, putative, producing the protein MTGVSLNTYRTPYYHMIYNNSKEFTTNSKTNELMNSSFSGISNDVRKMVMNNSLNVSDNAWSTDRITLSSEEYLYYINLFNLNDKFDNHFIDNKTASSFLQNSGLSIAVLHSIWEYSDIENKGYLTLEDFFICCRLVAHAQNGNSLSSEIINIRPPCLPSFDIIRHKSFSDISNLDGNVEWKISGREKENYKRIFKTLDINNEEKIEGTVIREYYLNTSNLSICELMQIWSISDLDNDGFLNFEQFCIMNKMVEMRKEKEINIPLTIPPELLKSIKTEKEVMLDDNITFNKMENNKDKRDSFKMSFGDLLIAQNENRGGEGGEKEKKKKKKKKKKKDDDEEEEEVFSESSNNGNDNISGDNRREFFTKGANGYGRIDQGHVNDIDYSADIINNANDVDDNADANNQKKIKRKSEKHGKRFIQTLEEEPSEGEEDTERKKYAQKKKSKEERDVSNKRDEKEKRKSRRNQVGERQKEANGDEREQGRKGEGRRSTPSDRGKYKNKKKRKEGIDGKYNEEEEEEEEEKEEEQQQHQQLQHQQQQHQQQQHQKQQHQQHQQQVHNNKTRSGNMNESKDNQKENEKRMKKKMIQSEKYFTKLIDFNYSDLKNYNIESKDVYKIEEINRKLEEDIKKKKENIEKKKKQMKCLAYVYENELKRYQCLKEERRNLEFLNICLYKDIKHKKENIRNIKKEIKELIDDINKINIENININKEYINKEKEIKTTDYKRKSLNILIDKEKNDLKKDERNLIILKNMIDYLRKQKCRAIKLQENLKNRYDVTNSDHQMLIKNILHQQNYLNKITNKRLNIQKIKNQNIVLFNSLSNQSVLLDLQNAHPHLKMGAQNDRANYSANYGESNSGSHSGNDDATMQNNAMLCNFPSVHRRYFTDKKGIPNDQPRYCTVDSAAHVFVSLLQYPFSFVVLLFNNEMKNTKKNLEIFEHIKNGDSVDIFSSLDEMESMRDDDEEEQNENDSEDLADLTSKENILQSVDNSN; encoded by the exons ATGACTGGAGTTTCCCTCAATACCTATAGAACGCCGTAT TATCACATGATATATAACAACTCAAAGGAGTTTACTACAAATAGTAAAACAAACGAATTAATGAATAGTTCTTTCAGTGGTATTAGTAATGACGTAAGAAAGATGGTTATGAACAACTCCTTAAATGTTTCTGATAACGCTTGGTCGACGGATAGAATTACTCTATCATCGGAGGAGTATCTCTATTACATCAACTTGTTCAA TTTGAACGATAAATTTGACAATCATTTTATTGACAACAAGACTGCATCGTCCTTTCTTCAAAATTCTGGCCTATCTATAGCCGTTTTGCATTCA ATTTGGGAATACAGCGATATTGAAAATAAGGGGTATCTAACTTTAGAagattttttcatttgttgtCGACTAGTTGCACATGCACAGAACGGAAATAGCCTCAGCTccgaaataataaatatac GTCCCCCCTGCCTGCCAAGCTTCGACATTATACGACACAAATCCTTTTCCGATATATCAAACTTAGATGGAAATGTAGAATGGAAAATAAGTGGAagggaaaaggaaaattataaaagaatatttaaaacgttagatataaataatgaagaaaaaatagaagggACAGTTATACgtgaatattatttaaacacATCCAACTTGTCCATTTGTGAATTGATGCAAATATGGAGTATATCGGATCTGGACAATGATGGATTTTTAAATTTCGAGCAATTCTGTATTATGAATAAGATGGTAGAAATGAGGAAGGAGAAAGAAATCAATATTCCTTTGACCATTCCCCCTGAACTGTTGAAGTCAATAAAAACAGAGAAGGAGGTGATGCTCGACG ACAACATTACCTTCAACAAAATGGAAAACAACAAAGATAAACGGGACTCATTCAAAATGTCCTTTGGAGATTTACTTATAGCACAAAATGAAAACAGAGGAGGAGAAGGAG gagaaaaggaaaaaaaaaaaaaaaaaaaaaaaaaaaaaaaaaaagatgatgaTGAGGAGGAGGAGGAGGTCTTCTCGGAAAGTAGTAACAATGGCAATGATAATATTAGCGGTGATAACAGAAGGGAGTTCTTCACAAAGGGGGCGAATGGTTATGGACGAATCGACCAGGGGCATGTAAATGATATAGACTACTCGGCtgatataataaacaatGCGAATGATGTAGATGATAATGCGGACGCAAACAACCAAAAGAAAATCAAAAGGAAGAGCGAAAAGCATGGAAAACGATTTATACAAACGTTGGAGGAGGAACCAAGTGAAGGAGAAGAGGAtacagaaagaaaaaaatatgcacagaagaaaaaaagcaaGGAAGAAAGAGATGTAAGCAATAAGAGGGacgaaaaggaaaaaagaaaaagcagaAGAAATCAAGTAGGTGAAAGGCAGAAAGAAGCGAATGGGGATGAGAGAGAACAAGGAAGAAAAGGAGAAGGAAGAAGGTCGACTCCTAGTGACAGGggaaaatacaaaaacaaaaaaaaaaggaaggaaGGCATAGATGGTAAATACAACGAAGAGGAGGAGGAGGAGGAGGAGGAGAAGGAGGAAGAGCAGCAGCAGCATCAACAGCTGCAGCATCAACAGCAGCAGCATCAACAGCAGCAGCATCAAAAGCAGCAGCATCAACAGCATCAGCAACAAGTGCACAATAATAAAACGCGAAGTGGCAATATGAATGAGTCAAAAGACAATCAAAAAGAAAACGAGAAgaggatgaaaaaaaagatgatccagtcagaaaaatatttcacaAAACTTATtgattttaattattcagacttaaaaaattataatattgaaaGTAAGGATGTGTATAAAATAGAAGAGATTAATAGAAAATTGGAGGAagatataaagaaaaagaaagaaaatattgaaaagaagaaaaaacaaatgaaatGTTTGGCTTATGTTTATGAAAATGAGTTAAAGAGATATCAATGTTTAAAAGAAGAGAGACGAAAtttagaatttttaaatatatgtttatataaagatataaaacataaaaaagaaaatatacgaaatataaaaaaagaaataaaagaattaatcgatgatattaataaaataaatattgaaaatattaatataaataaagagtacataaataaagaaaaagaaataaaaacaactgattataaaagaaaaagtttaaatatattaatagataaggaaaaaaatgatttaaaaaaagatgaacgcaatttaataattttgaaaaatatgattgactatttaagaaaacaaaaatgtcGAGCTATTAAATTacaagaaaatttaaaaaatagatatgATGTTACAAACTCTGATCATCAaatgttaattaaaaatatattacatcaacaaaattatttaaacaaaattacaaataaacgccttaatattcaaaaaattaaaaatcaaaatattgTCCTATTCAACTCCTTGTCAAATCAGTCTGTTCTCCTAGATCTGCAGAATGCCCACCCGCACTTGAAAATGGGTGCGCAAAATGATCGCGCCAATTACAGCGCTAATTACGGTGAAAGTAACAGCGGCAGTCACAGCGGGAATGACGATGCAACTATGCAGAACAACGCCATGCTTTGCAATTTCCCAAGCGTGCACAGGAGATACTTTACGGATAAGAAGGGAATACCAAACGACCAG CCCAGATACTGCACCGTTGATAGTGCAGCCCATGTTTTTGTGTCCCTGTTACAATACCCCTTCAGTTTTGTAGTATTACTTTTT AACAACGAAATGAAAAACACGAAAAAAAACCTCGAAATATTTGAGCATATCAAGAATGGGGATAGTGTTGACATCTTTTCAAGTTTGGATGAAATGGAGTCGATGAGAGACGACGACGAGGAAGAACag AACGAAAACGACAGCGAGGACTTGGCGGACCTGACGTCGAAGGAGAACATCCTTCAGAGTGTCGACAACAGCAATTAG
- the GFPT gene encoding glutamine--fructose-6-phosphate aminotransferase [isomerizing], putative: MNSKFKVLLNKLLNKIGNDCASYKRKTSFKHFKDSLRSIVKNNSIEKRSTWGVNAIYCANIKPITHSCSSRRSSSSSSSSSSRDSDGEMKEITNKCIMVDMRKRWKNSILQNCVGKYGILNGRSLFILIAICGLYEILNSSENKNKNRNDNENEKKKKKKNVPPFGLLNKAAHCCGIMAYVGNRDASKILIDGIEILQNRGYDSCGISTISNKNVLRTTKYASSSTSDAVEKLRINYMNNHKNDSIGIAHTRWATHGSKTDENAHPHMDYDERISIVHNGIIENYRELKNFLLKNKIPFKSNTDTEVVANLIGYYLDQKENFENAVVSTIKQLEGTWSFCIIHKDYPDQMILAANGSPLHIGFKDNEIFVASEHSALFMFTNEYISLKDGEILSINKNNIDDLKILKKVESIPEVIIQKTPHPFPHWTIKEIHEQSISLSKSLNNGGRFSILNNSVKLGGLDPYVEDLSKIENILLIGCGTSYYAALYAKYIMNYLNCFNTVQVIDPIDFNISVIPKEKEGIIFISQSGETRDVIKACKLADDLNLKKLSVINSVGSTIANMTGRGVYVNAGREVGVASTKCFTSEVSVLTLIALWFFQNKKNYISNNKISSLINSLHRLPLYADTTIKSCENICKLLSYKLSNAKSILIIGNGLSYPIALEGALKIKELTYIHSEGFTGSSLKHGPYALLGGEDNIPVIMLVFNDNTKTVMINTGEQIKSRGAHIICLTDDENLCKHFADDIILIPNNGLLTPLLGVIPLQMMAYYTSVNKGNNPDKPRCLAKTVTVS, from the coding sequence ATGAACTCCAAATTTAAAGTGTTACTAAACAAACTGCTGAACAAAATAGGAAATGATTGTGCAtcatataaaagaaaaacatcGTTCAAACATTTTAAGGATAGCTTACGTAgtattgttaaaaataatagcatCGAAAAGAGAAGTACATGGGGAGTAAATGCTATTTATTGCGCTAATATAAAACCCATTACGCATAGTTGTAGTAGTCGTagaagtagtagtagtagtagtagtagtagtagtagagACAGCGATGGTGAAATGAAagaaattacaaataaatgtattatggTGGACATGAGGAAAAGATGGAAAAATAGCATATTACAAAATTGTGTAGGAAAATATGGAATATTAAACGGAAGGTCTCTTTTTATATTGATAGCTATTTGTGGTTTGTATGAAATCCTGAACAGTTcggaaaataaaaacaagaaCAGAAACGATaacgaaaatgaaaaaaaaaaaaaaaaaaaaaatgttcctCCTTTTGGTTTGTTGAACAAGGCCGCACATTGTTGTGGGATTATGGCATATGTAGGTAACAGAGATGCctctaaaattttaatagaCGGAATTGAAATATTACAGAATAGAGGATATGATTCATGCGGTATTTCAACGATAAGTAACAAGAATGTATTAAGAACAACAAAATATGCAAGTAGTTCTACATCTGACGCTGTTGAAAAATTACGAATAAATTACATGAACAATCATAAAAATGATAGTATCGGAATTGCACACACAAGATGGGCAACACATGGGAGTAAAACAGATGAAAATGCACATCCACATATGGACTATGATGAAAGAATTAGTATTGTACATAATGGAATAATTGAAAATTATAGAGAACTgaaaaattttctattaaaaaacaaaataccATTTAAATCAAATACAGATACAGAAGTAGTAGCAAATTTAATAGGTTACTATTTAGAtcaaaaggaaaattttgaaaatgcTGTTGTGTCTACTATTAAACAGTTAGAAGGTACATGGAGTTTttgtataatacataaagATTATCCGGACCAAATGATTTTAGCTGCTAATGGATCGCCATTACATATAGGTTTTAAGGATAACGAAATTTTTGTTGCTTCGGAACATTCAGCTCTTTTTATGTTtacaaatgaatatatatctCTAAAGGATGGGGAAATACTTtcgataaataaaaacaatatagacgatttgaaaatattaaaaaaggtaGAGAGTATACCAGAAGTAATTATTCAGAAAACACCTCATCCATTTCCTCATTGGACTATTAAAGAAATACACGAACAGTCAATTAGTTTATCAAAATCTTTAAATAATGGTGGTAGATTTAGCATTCTAAATAATTCGGTTAAATTAGGTGGTTTAGATCCATATGTTGAAGATTTAtctaaaattgaaaatatattattaattggATGTGGGACTTCCTATTATGCTGCTTTATAtgctaaatatataatgaattacTTGAACTGCTTTAATACTGTTCAAGTTATAGATCCAATtgattttaatatatctgtTATACCCAAAGAAAAAGAGGGGATTATATTCATATCACAAAGTGGGGAAACTAGGGATGTAATAAAAGCATGCAAATTAGCAGATGatttgaatttaaaaaaattatctgtAATTAATTCTGTTGGGTCAACTATTGCTAATATGACTGGACGAGGTGTTTATGTAAATGCAGGTAGAGAAGTTGGTGTTGCATCAACAAAATGTTTTACATCTGAAGTATCTGTATTAACATTAATAGCTTTATggttttttcaaaataagaaaaattatatatctaataataaaattagttcTCTAATAAATTCTTTACATAGGCTACCATTATATGCAGATACGACTATTAAATCCtgtgaaaatatatgtaaattattatcatataaatTGTCAAATGCTAAATCTATACTTATCATAGGAAATGGTTTAAGCTATCCTATAGCTTTAGAAGGAGccttaaaaattaaagaattaacatatatacattcggAGGGATTTACTGGAAGTTCACTAAAACATGGTCCTTATGCACTACTAGGTGGCGAAGATAATATACCCGTAATTATGCTTGTTTTTAATGATAATACAAAAACTGTCATGATTAATACAGGAGAACAAATTAAGTCAAGAGGTGCACATATCATTTGCTTAACTGATGATGAGAACCTGTGTAAACATTTTGCTGACGATATTATCCTAATTCCAAATAATGGTTTGTTAACTCCCCTACTGGGTGTAATACCACTGCAGATGATGGCATATTACACTAGTGTGAACAAAGGCAATAACCCGGATAAGCCGCGCTGCCTGGCCAAAACAGTTACAGTTTCGTAG
- the ATP12 gene encoding ATP synthase mitochondrial F1 complex assembly factor 2, putative encodes MKWSSVISSKCSTLRRCYTLSRSTGLNMHTMNNRLNTFNMHSMNNRLNTFNTLSPEKRFCSHICFNDNKQNLKKFANLKNIDLRKNEKTNKIEIFVDDKILLTNKKNVFALENYDLCFLIKLELLRNRKEMEILKMPLTLSVNNLIDFINLKEGEHKTLEGSNYKRELYHIEEEGEPNKRTPLQFFEQGKVICRSKNEVGDEKMNIGKRSSNSSNSSNSHGNIESKAQIRMNSFEIERILMENKIYEHFNNDLIFYGNNEINILDTHREKEDLEKNINLPSSLNYVENYKIKNLYKEENTVYNKFINIFERIHQVKLNIAKNFETPEQDQNVQKKMKNLIKNLNDSEVFIFYKCSQILHSFIFTYLFLNNYVDYKEAYRYCNLEYIYQYFKWGYVFDVNSEKDASTLLRLSSLRLINKIINGQAPKCS; translated from the coding sequence ATGAAATGGAGCTCTGTCATTAGTAGCAAATGCAGTACATTGAGAAGATGTTACACTCTAAGCAGGTCTACCGGGCTTAACATGCATACCATGAATAACAGGCTTAACACGTTTAACATGCATTCCATGAATAACAGGCTTAACACGTTTAACACTCTTAGTCCTGAGAAGCGGTTCTGTTCGCACATTTGCTTCAATGATaacaaacaaaatttaaaaaagttcgCTAACTTAAAAAACATTGATCTGcggaaaaatgaaaaaacaaataaaattgaaatttttGTGGAtgacaaaatattattaacaaacaagaaaaatgtttttgCGTTGGAAAACTATGATTTGTGCTTTTTGATAAAACTGGAGCTACtaagaaatagaaaagaaatggaaatattaaaaatgccCTTAACATTATCTGTAAATAATCTTAtagattttataaatttaaaagaaggAGAACACAAAACATTGGAAGGGTCTAATTACAAAAGGGAGCTCTACCATATAGAAGAGGAGGGGGAGCCGAACAAGAGAACGCCTCTTCAATTTTTTGAACAGGGCAAGGTTATTTGCAGAAGTAAAAATGAAGTGGgagatgaaaaaatgaatataggGAAGAGAAGTAGCAACAGCAGTAACAGTAGTAACAGCCATGGAAACATCGAAAGTAAGGCCCAAATCAGAATGAACTCCTTCGAAATAGAAAGAATTCttatggaaaataaaatttatgaacaCTTTAACAatgatttaatattttacggGAACAAcgaaataaacattttagaCACACACAGAGAAAAAGAggatttagaaaaaaatataaatttgcCAAGTAGTCTTAATTATGtggaaaattataaaataaaaaatttatataaggaagaaaatactgtttataacaaatttataaacatttttgaaCGCATTCAtcaagtaaaattaaatattgcGAAAAATTTTGAAACACCTGAACAAGATCAAAatgttcagaaaaaaatgaagaatttaattaaaaaccTGAACGATTCagaagtttttattttttacaaatgctcacaaattttacattcttttatatttacctatttatttttgaataacTATGTAGATTATAAAGAAGCATATCGTTATTGTaatttagaatatatatatcaatattttaaatgggGATACGTGTTTGATGTAAACAGTGAAAAGGACGCGAGCACGCTACTGCGCCTCTCCTCCTTGCGCTtgattaacaaaattataaatggGCAAGCGCCGAAATGTAGCTAG
- the PmUG01_10036600 gene encoding conserved Plasmodium protein, unknown function gives MSLLFVFAIWSILLCAYYDTLQLRKNVNNSILYINDNNNFITASLPTSNKHITKHLYFSNKVFERGKKLHNSSSSSSIGSERGKRKVHLDVKKNDGHKNEIIIEKFKSSSGNDVLCTKLFINDEENKFILDLCSDNSYIFDKGEKVSGRRDIRNENYGIHWRDRYNKEHHGNDHMHFSYDNDDIQSVKEEIHLNDNKVLVDKVINMKSNMTNGTVSFYIIRNNELGKNFDGLIGFDFFKRYSGFMLDMVSMNIVLKEEDGHAVTGSTISATVDASDRSSNNAVDAFFKNNEQVHEIKLYDYSNNIKYFHVNIEGQMHKGIIDTGSSNTMIVNSENTGIVRNEKDEEEKKKKYNSVIIENILNNKCKAQRVQVNNINIISKLNELIPIELKSIYKSELDYLDANIVLLGLDFLENKKIFFDLKNNIILYYYNMSSASSVDMSKDNQNSISEREDSYTYNMNSQHDAKDGSQWNSKQSDKHIDDLLVERKCQEIFEKLKRKELSFLKITNELEKENIYIKDCKTTNDVIKRYAIKILYGSEFLKKNESTSGNKEFDIRYNEMINFFKKLSNDEKQNMLHKIVAMMKNDIRDYEKASEILEKFVTYEIKNNLYSLHRFKSNNVNKKNEQSLNDEYNHLYNLYTSHPEYSFEMLNDFKKELLSRRIKYDDCQDEKEIIKRVSKCRVYEGTAAANISSNINNSGNGNKNKKRKNIIVRRYTNDDNNVHTQIIIRRNGIDSNDDSSDENDGNNDYQYGNMDKMDDLFPNSIFSGIFKNFFGDNRNENNQDETDEEGQNDLFSELNNFFGLGNMGENMFRKKKKKSVIGFKTKEPDNTNIDNKDGNTTDNLSEAIKEEKDVDIIYLLNKVQKLNDINLKNFIVQSLKNQNVRKILVDALKKGYHNTYEQCRKENDNKSMYLLQMLKQSGIF, from the coding sequence atgtcttTACTATTTGTTTTCGCTATATGGTCCATATTATTATGTGCGTATTATGATACTCTTCAATTACGAAAAAACGTAAACAACAGCATACTATACATAAATgataacaataattttatcacAGCATCATTACCTACGAGTAATAAGCATATAACAaagcatttatattttagtaataaGGTATTCGAAAGAGGTAAGAAGCTCCATAATAGCAGCAGCAGTAGCAGCATAGGCAGTGAAAGGGGCAAGAGAAAGGTCCATTTAGacgtgaaaaaaaatgatggacataaaaatgaaataattattgaaaaatttaaaagcaGCAGCGGGAATGACGTCCTATGTACGAAgctttttattaatgatgaggaaaataaatttattttagatCTGTGTAGTGATAACAGTTATATATTTGACAAGGGGGAAAAGGTATCGGGAAGGAGGGATAtaagaaatgaaaattatggAATCCACTGGCGTGATAGGTATAATAAGGAGCATCATGGGAATGATCATATGCATTTTTCATATGATAATGATGATATTCAAAGTGTAAAGGaagaaatacatttaaatgataataaagtATTGGTAgataaagtaataaatatgaagagTAACATGACAAATGGAACTGTTTCGTTCTACATAATAAGAAACAATGAGTTGGGCAAAAATTTTGATGGTCTAATAGGCTTTGACTTCTTCAAAAGGTATAGCGGTTTTATGTTAGACATGGTCAGTATGAATATAGTATTAAAAGAGGAAGATGGGCATGCTGTTACAGGTAGTACTATCAGTGCTACTGTCGATGCTAGTGATAGAAGTAGTAATAACGCGGTAGAtgccttttttaaaaataatgaacaaGTGCATGAAATTAAGTTATATGACTACTCCaacaatattaaatatttccatGTAAACATAGAGGGGCAAATGCACAAAGGTATAATAGACACCGGCAGTTCAAATACAATGATTGTAAACAGCGAAAACACAGGGATAGTGAGAAACGAaaaagatgaagaagaaaaaaaaaagaaatacaacAGTGttataattgaaaatatattaaataacaaGTGCAAAGCACAAAGGGTGCAAGTAAACaatattaacattatatCTAAGTTGAATGAACTTATTCCAATTGAACTGAAAAGCATTTATAAAAGCGAACTTGATTACTTGGATGCAAATATAGTACTGTTAGGGTTAGACTTccttgaaaataaaaaaatattttttgatttaaaaaataatataattctttattattacaatatgTCAAGCGCTTCTTCTGTAGATATGTCCAAGGACAATCAAAACAGTATATCAGAAAGGGAGGATAGTTATACATACAACATGAACAGTCAGCATGATGCTAAGGATGGGAGTCAATGGAATAGTAAGCAAAGTGATAAACACATTGACGATTTACTAGTTGAGCGCAAATGCCAagaaatttttgaaaaattaaaaaggaaagaattaagttttttaaaaataacgaATGAATTAGagaaggaaaatatatacataaaagatTGCAAAACTACGAATGATGTAATAAAGAGATATGCAATAAAAATTCTGTACGGttcagaatttttaaaaaaaaatgaaagcaCTAGTGGAAATAAAGAATTCGACATAAGGTATAACgaaatgataaatttttttaaaaaattgagtaatgatgaaaaacaaaacatgttacataaaatagtagctatgatgaaaaatgatataagaGATTATGAAAAAGCATCTGAAATATTGGAAAAATTTGTCACATACGAgataaagaataatttatattcgtTACATCGGTTCAAGTcgaataatgtaaataaaaagaatgaacAATCTTTAAATGATGAATACAACCATCTGTACAATTTGTACACGTCTCATCCTGAATACAGTTTTGAAATGTTGAacgattttaaaaaagaattattatcaAGAAGGATAAAATATGATGATTGCCAGGATGAAAAGGAAATCATAAAGAGAGTTTCAAAGTGTCGTGTTTATGAAGGCACAGCAGCTGCAAATATCAGTAGTAACATCAATAACAGTGGTAatggtaataaaaataaaaagagaaaaaacaTTATAGTAAGGAGATATACTAATGACGATAACAATGTACATACACAAATTATTATCAGACGGAATGGAATAGACTCAAATGATGATTCTTCAGATGAAAATGATGGAAACAATGATTATCAGTACGGAAATATGGATAAAATGGATGACCTTTTCCCTAATTCTATTTTCTCAGgtatctttaaaaatttttttggtgataatagaaatgaaaataatcaAGATGAAACTGATGAAGAGGGTCAGAATGATTTATTCTCAGaactaaataatttttttggaCTAGGTAATATGGGGGAAAATATgttcaggaaaaaaaaaaaaaaaagtgttatTGGGTTTAAAACTAAAGAACCTGACAACACTAATATTGACAATAAAGATGGTAACACTACTGATAATTTATCAGAGgcaataaaagaagaaaaagatgtTGATATAATTTACCTTTTAAATAAGGTTCAAAAgttaaatgatataaatttaaaaaattttatcgtACAGTCTTTGAAAAATCAGAATGTACGAAAAATTTTAGTCGATGCGCTTAAAAAAGGGTATCACAATACTTATGAACAGTGCAGGAAGGAAAATGACAACAAAAGCATGTATTTGCTCCAAATGTTGAAGCAGTCTGGAATTTTTTGA